CATGCTTAAGCACTGAAGTGAGGCGCAAAACATGTTGGGCGCTTCGCCTCTCTTAATGGGTGCTTCAGTATTGTCATTAAGGTTCTAAGACCAAAAATTTCTTTCCAATAAGCATAATCCTAAATAGGCGATAATACTAAACAATTGAGATTTCACTTTGtcgtaatttttttcaatttctttttccgTATATTTGATATTCATGCTCTTAATTGTTAGTATTGGACTATACatacatatttgtatttttttctccatttgtaACTTCCTTCATTAAACCTATGCTTTATTTGCGTTTTGCACTTAAAGCCCCAATGGACcttgatattttttgtttgataacaCTGGATTAAATACTGGTAAAATAAGTTGTCAAGGTCCAAAACTGAGAGCATTTGGAAGAAGTTTATGGAACTGATATTAATACTAGTATCATTTAAGCTGCCCCAATTATCAATAATAGTACTTATTGCTCCCTCGGTTTCTCAGACACTTTGTGGCAAATGAATTTGAGATCAAGGGATTCAATTGAGTCGGGACATTATCCTGTCCGTGAAGGTGAACCAGATTGTTCCTACTATATCAGAACTGGTCTCTGTAGGTTTGGATCAACTTGCCGGTTCAACCATCCTCCTAATAGGAAGCTGGTAAGGCACTGAATTCTAATATTAGGGGAAGATGAATTTGAGAAAACTTCCTAGAAGTTATGCAAACTTGAATGATTTTATTGTTTGGTGTTGTTGATTTTTTCTACTTATCTTGGTTAATGTACAAAATATTTCTATGATTTGGTCACAGTTTATAATTTCATGAATTAGGATCGCAAGTCCCTATATATAGAGCCCTTATATATAACtactcattttttctttttactggAACTTGAGTAACTGTTAATCGATGAGCTTCCGAGACTTTGCTTTGCTGAACTGACATACAATTCTGTCCTGTGACTCTGTTTCCCTCACTAAAAACGTTTAATGACAAGGTCACATTGTTTGTAAGCACATTTATGCAGCACTTGCAAAGTGGGCAGGTCGGAGAAGGTGCTCCCTTTCCTTGTATCACAAGGAAAAAGTATCAAAGGACGAACCTGCATTCCATTTTTAAGCAGGGTGTGAAAAATCTGTCATAGGTTTTGAATCCTCGTTCCTTagtttacattttttatttaaactagaCATAAGCTTCCTTGTACGTACTGCAACAAGCATCTCTGTGCACTGCAATATGAGATATTCAGTTGggatctttttcttttattggtGATAATGGTGGTATCCAGTCCAGTTTGCGGAGGGTGCTTGCTACCTCCGACTAGAACATGTATCGGGTAACTCTACCTACCAAGGCTTAGGCAATTGGAAAGAAATCACCTAACTGTTTGTCTCAGTTGGGATTTGAAGCCCGGTCTCCCATTTTCAGTTGGGATCCTATTTCTTCATGATAATTACTAGATGTATAATGCTTATGATGTCTTCCTGTTAGAACTTATAACTTTAATAGTTGTCACTGAATTTGAGTTTACATGAACAGAGATATATGTATTAAATTCTAGCATATTCtttgatttgtataattgaTGATATGCAAAGTGTTTGATGTAGGCCATCGCCACTGCAAGGATGAAGGGAGAGTATCCAGAAAGAATAGGACAACCCGAATGCCAGGTATGTGTTCAGTCCATGTCTTTTTTTTGGCTGAACATGCGGGAAAATGACTAGCAGTGTATTAGCATCTATTTATAGAAATGGAGCAACAACAAATAGCCCAAATCCTAAATTAGTTGGGGCTGGATTTACACAAAGAGGTTTTAAATAAAGATTCACGGAAAAACGAAGTACCAATCTCTTATCAAAGCATGGAAAAGCTAAAATATATAACTCGTAAATTTGGCCTGTTTCTGCGCACAGTAAATCCTGGAAATAAACTGGTTTTCTAAATGATTTGGAAATGAAAGAGTACAAATGAACTCTGCAACTAAAGTTGATTCTCCCATActcaataattaaattttaatccatGGTAGAGaatgaattatttcttatttgGTTATTAAATATTTGGTTTGATAAATCTATGCTGCTTTCTGTATATATCATTTGCTAAATACTGGAAACGTTCTCCTTgtaatcttttaattttctgGTTGATAAATTTAGTTCTGAATTTAATTGAAGCAACTATGTTAGTGAGGATTCATATCGCCAATGCTAACTTGCTGGATTAAGGTTAATTGTTGGTTAATAAATTTAGTTATCCCAAGACCAGTGTTTGGTGCTTAAAAAGGAATGTTACCTCACTGTGTGATTTTCTTTGAATATTATTGCTAGATTCTGTACTACTGTctgttttactttttaagatCTTGGGTTGGATAAATGAATATTACATACTCCTTCTATGCAGCGACTTTAATCTCCAACATTCAAGTAAAAGTACAACTTTGTTTTATACATAGaatgaataaacaaaaatgTTCTTCATCTAACAACATAGGCTATTGAGTGAGGCGGTTCACTCAATTTAACATGGTATCACAATCACAGCAACCAGAGATCCTTTTGGTATTAACTCCACctatcaacaaaatattttgcgTGTCTGAcccaaagaaaaggaaaaagaatgaGGCCATGTATGAGGGGCCTATCTTagccataaaaaaaaataaacataattgtTTCCTCACTGACCGCTTAAACTTTTAGATGAGATTGTTAACACAACTCATATAGATATAATATTGTATAAGCACATCTTTGTTGCAAAGTCTTCAGTGAACAAGTGATAGATGGTTCTGGATTTTTGGTTTGGTTTATTTGTCAAAATGTTCATTAAATAGAAGAGACTTTTCTATATGGAGTGTTTATTTATGATGCTTTTTAATGGTTTAAAAGTTCTCTCGTTTTGAATGCTTATTAACCATCAATGACTATTTTTAGAGTTAGACCTCaggtatttaatatttaatataatcttcTTTCTTAAGTTCGATCTATTTGACTCTTCATGTCGTACTCTGCGTGAGCTTTCCTGTGGTAGCTTTTCATTTGTCTCTGCTAATTCCCTTAAACCTATTTAGCTCACGGACTGAAAGATTTTAGCAATTTTGCAGTACTTCTTGAAAACGGGAACTTGCAAATTTGGAGCCACTTGCAAATTTCACCATCCTAAAGACAAGGCTGGGATTGCTGGAAGAGTTACCCTAAATGTCATGGGCTATCCACTTCGCCCGGTTTGACTTCATTACCAGAACTATTTGTTGAATTTTATAGATCTATTTTCTAATGTATGCAAAAAGGTCTGTGTTCACAATGACTTCAATGGATCTTCACCTGCATTTTTCTTTTCGGTTGCCATTTTTTTTAACAGGGCAATTGCAATTTCTGTTATTCCACGTGCTTGCTGGTAAAAGTTATATATGATCAATTATAATGATTGAAGGGAGCCATTCTTATGTTTAACATAGAAGAGAAAACTAATTAGTGAATTTATTGCCTTgtcattttgtttgaaattcaTAAATACATGCATTGCTTCATTGGATTTGCTAGGGTGTGTTATTATTGTGAAATGGTTGACCGAGACTTCTTCCTTGAGACATGTTTGTGCTCTGTGGTTATGCATAATGCCCTTTTTTCTACCTGCAGAATGAGTCTGAATGTGCTTATTACATGAGAACTGGACAGTGCAAGTTTGGAAGTACCTGTAAATTTCACCATCCCCAACCTTCTAACATGATGGTCTCCTTACGTGGTTCTCCTGTTTATCCTCCCGTTCCTTCTGCAACAACTCCTGGTCAGCTGTCCTACCCCTTGTCTAGAGGTTCTTTTATCCCTGGGGCACGCTGGCAAGGTCCTTCAGGTTACACTCCATTGATAGTACCTCAGGGAGTAGTATCAGTTCCAGGATTTGCATACAGTGTAAGCTTCCATATGATACCTTGCTAATTGCAATTGTTTGTTAGGTATGAGTTAACTTTGTACTTGGTTGTTATTCTCGAAACCAGAATTTGCTTCATCCAGATAATTCTTATTTGGGTTCCACATTTGCTTGTTGATCAAGAATGTCTAGTCTTGAATTGAGTTTAAGTCAAACTGTTTTTGTCTATGATTTTATAATCTCTTTCCTGTATACATATTTGTGgattattaaaacttttctaGAATATGTACTTTTATTGACGGATGATTAAAAGAATTCTATCCTTTTCCCTCCCAGCTTGTGTATGCGGAGATTCCTTTCTAAATTTGAAGGTTCTGTTCTCAACTTGAATATATTTGAGAATCATCACATTAACACATAGAAAACCAATTCCACTAATTCTTGGTATCTACTCCCAAGATGTAGTTCTCGTCTGTTGCTCTTCGAGGATGCCAACATTACTTGATACTGAAGTCTCCTTCTTCCTATGCTATTTGAGTGAATAATTTTCTGTGGGATAGTAAGATATTATTCCCTCAATTGTGAAATAGGCGTGAAAAGTTTGTGAACTAGTTTCAAGGAGCCTTTCACTCCTTTATAGTTCTTAGAGATAAAACAGTAGACCATTCTTGTAGTCATATGGTATTAAGTTCTTATTAAGGCTGATATCCAGATGGAAATATGTTCAGAACGAATTTGTAAGAACATGGTATCTGGCTGAGTTTGAACTTGACCTTAGTCCCTAGTAGGAGCATTCATAAATGCACTTAAACTCTTTTCCCTTTATAAGACAGTATTTCCGCAAGATAATGTAATCATTTATGCTCAAGTGTTTTGAATACTTTTGTATTGAACTAGCTTATGAGCTGTTGCATATCTATTTTGAGGTTTTCTTTTACGTGCAAACAAACTCAATTTACATATAGGTAATATCTTTTTCAGGGTCAGATGGGCTCAGTTTCTTCTCCTGAGGGCCAGGGACAGACAGCTGGAAATAACCAGGTCTATGGAACTTCACGATCCAGTGATCCAGTGGCCATGGGATCTCAAGCAGTCACTTCCCCATATCGTCAAGCTTCTGGTCCTATGGGGTACTATGCATTGCAAGAGGAGAATGTCTTCCCTGAACGACCTGGACAGCCTGAATGCCAGTTTTACATGAAGACCGGAGACTGCAAGTTTGGTGCTGTTTGTAGATTCCATCATCCAAGGGAAAGGCTTATTCCTCCTCCTGATTGTCTGCTAAGTCCCATTGGACTTCCTTTACGCCCTGTGAGTAGAACTTTTTGTTATTTGCTAGTTCGTTTTGGCATCAGTCTAGTGATGAGTTTGCTGTTTAAAGCTTCCATACTACTTGTGTCAGTGTTAGTGTTTTTGTTTCTCATGCTTGATGTGCCTGATAATTAAATCTGGGAAGTTGGTTCTCTCCCAATTCTGTTATTGTATTTTTCGTTCCCACTGCGAACAAAGTGCCCTAGTTGATAAGTTGACATTACAGGTTTCATGGGTTCAAAGAGAATGGTgtcttcattattttcttcttggAAGATAGACTTGTAGTCCATGTGAAAAAAGTgttcttcaaaaaataaagaagaaaagaaaaacttttgttGATTAGGTTAGGACTTCAAATCGGTAGGGACCTGTAGATTTGTTGGAATCCATGTTAAGACTTGTTTTGGCTAAGCTACTCATTGTTTCGTACTCTCGCGAGTACTGAAAAAATTTCGTCGGGCTTGAGGATATTATCAATGAAGAAACAAATATCTATGTAATAAGTTCTGGGGATTAGAAGGTGTCATACCATCAATTGTGGCATATAAATCCTTTACTTCTTCGAACTCTTAGTATGCTTTTCTGGCCGAAGAATCTATTGTTTCTAACCAAATATTTCATCTAcagaaaacaaaaaggaaatagaAGAGCAAAAAAACTATTCTTTGACACTCACAAAACTACTGATTccttcaaattcaaattcaaaagatTTATAATCCTACACCACCTTACTGAACTTAGGTGTATCATGTTAGGTGAAGGAGTTGTGTAATTGTCGAGATTTTTCATAATCTGCATGACTGCTGCAGTCCTGGAACATATTTGGGAGAAAAATGAAGGAAGAGAAGTAGAGATGTAGGGAAAAAAATAAGTAGAAATGGTCTAAAGAGTAAAGACTGGTTATCTTTTCCTGCTTTTCCCTCCAAAAACCTTTTTGGTAATGTGGAAACTTGGCGAGCtgaaaaatttcttttcttttggtttcTTTTGTTGGATTTGTTTTGCAGGGAGAACCACTGTGTATTTTCTATTCCAGATATGGGATCTGCAAATTTGGCCCAAGTTGCAAGTTTGATCACCCAATGACGGTTTTCACTTATAGTATTGCAGCATCATCAGCTACTGATGCTCCTACAGTTCAGCGTTTATTGGGTTCATCATCAGGAACCAGTGCACTGAACATGACTTCAGAAGGGCTTGTTGAAGCAGTTTCAACAAAGCCCAGGCGACTGTCACTCTCAGAAACGAGAAAGATGCCGTCTGGTGATAATAACATTGACAGGGAGGGGTGATATTTATCCACCAATTACTAGCCAGCATCATCATTTTCTATCTTTTTGAGAATCAATAACAGTTGCCTGTAAATTCTTTTCCATCGGTGGAGATGTACAGAATCCAGTAAAAATCTCAATTTATTCTTCTGAAAATGCATTTCAGTCGACAAAGTTGACATATCTGTACTTTCACTTTGGAGCAATGTATAAATCTGCCGATGTTGGCACAAATTGGTGAATCCAACTGTTAATTATTCAACAGCCATCAGCCCCTATATTTCTCTTTGTGAATTAAATTAACCCCCTAGTCTCCTGTATGACCATTGATTTCCTCTACAGCATCCAGCTTTTGTTAATATCAGAGAAGGTTGTAATAATCTAAATGCCTACTCTTGTACCTTgcagtttttttttgttctttttttttgaggAAGAACTCTTGTACCTTGCAATTGTTCTAGACATATGTCAATGCCTTGCTTTGCTTATAGTTATTATCAACCACCAGAGTTTTAAGGGTATCTCATGGTTTTAGTTATCTGTCCATCAACTAAATTTTGCTCtagttttctctttatttttggcATATATAGATAGTCCTTGCAGGTTTTGTATGAGGTAACTTGTGGTGATCACAAACAGAATTGATGTCAAATAAATGGATCTTTCTTCGTCTGTTCAGTGCATTATTATCTGGTAAACTGGATTCATTAGATGCTCACTGAAGAAAACACGGTATGTAGGGATTTATCCATCTTAAAGAAGTTTACTTAACAGTCCCCTGTGAATTTTCTGTAGAAATTGTACAGTGAACAGAAAGGGACATGTTTATGGAGCAGCACAATCCATCAGGATGGCAGTTATTAATGGAAAGGGAGATGTAACCTcttaacttatttttcttttaccttaatttTCCCCCTTATTAATGGTGTAATTTAGCGTTTCCAATGATTGCCATGTATATCTGTTTTTCTCAAAACTAGAATGGAATTTGTTAGTAAGATcgtaattgtttttaaaatcaAGAATAAGGATATTTGCCTTGAAGGTAGCTCTACTTGTGTAATTACAccatttctctttctttcttaaacaaAACTCAAGAACTAGTTTGTATTTCACATGATATATGTTCAGTAGATTTATGTTGTAGGCTACAGGATTACCACAATCGTCATCCAAGAAGGCCTTGAGAGATGGTGGATATCATCCCTGGATAACTGCATCCCTAGGTGGCACATGTTTGTGGCAACAAGATCGTCTCAGAAGAATTTGTTATGGGTAGGTATGTGATACTGGAATGACAATTTATGCAAATAGGAAGTCATTACTTTTTTGGTTGCAGCAAGACATTTACCATACTGTGCTCAACTAATTAATAGGAAGCTAATGCTCTCTGGTGACTGAAACATGtaaatttttaacttaagtGAGATGTACCATGAGTTGATGAAGTTGAAGTGGTGAACCTTGCAATTTGGCACTGAAGCAAAGGATATTCAATCCAAAGTAGAAATACATATCTGtcttgaccaaaaaaaaaacggTTTTGTGAGTTGGTGATAAATGGACTTATTGACTCCCAGCTGATAACTTGAATCTTCTAAGAAGAGACAACCGTAGAGCTGTTAGCTATCAATAATCGAATAAGATAAATAGTAGCTTAGGGAGTTACACCTGACGAACTACCTGCTATTTTGTTACGAGGAGCCTTTAAATTGTGTCTCTAATACAAACGAAGTGAATCTACTTAAAAGTTCAGAGTTGTGTTTGTTGCTCTCCTCTGTCGCAATGATAAGACTTTGTTTTCAGTGAGAACCATGAAAAAAACCTGATGTGTTCACAGCAATAATTAGAATGTATAGGCAGTTTCCCGAGGGTTTATCAGATACAGCCTCTCTACTTCCCAAGGTAAGAGTAAGGTCTGTGTACACTCTACCTGCCCAGACtgcacttgtgggattacacggggtatgttgttgttatggTAGACATGGAGCAGATTTTCAAAAACATGAATCATAAAGATGAATGTGTAGATTTGGTATTACCTCTATGTCATTTTGAATTCTTAAGTAAATTTCTTATTTGGAGTGGAAGTTGTCAAGTGGACTGCAGGTACAATAGCGAAATAAAGTCCTCAGGTCTGAGGTAGTAGTTAATGCTTGAATTGCCCCTATTAAAAAATAAGGTTATTCTATTGAAAACTGACTCTACCTCCCAAGGTAGAATTAAGGTTtgcgtacactctaccctccccaaaCCTACATGTGGGATTACATCGGGTATGTTGTTGTGGAAATAGGGCTAGTCTTGGATATGAAAGAAGGATATTCTGAGGCTGGGCACATCCCTTTGATAGCTTTTGTTTAGCCTCCTTTGCTATGTCAATCCCTCCGTATTTGAAGTGCAAATATGCATGGATCATTTTGTGAGAGTTTGAAAAAACATGATGATTGTAGAAGCATGCTCTTCTTTGTAAGATCTATAGAGCCAAATCTGTTGGATTAGGATACAGTGCTCTTGTTTAAATGGAAGGAACATTAGTAATTCTAGTCATTTATTCTATGATTAGCAGAAGTAAAGGAATGGAAGATTCTACGTAGATGCTCCACGTTCTCCTCCTGAGTATTACTATAACTGACTATTGCTTTTGATAGCTATTACCATGTGTCGCCTTTTATCTTTTGAGTTACCgcattattttctttgttgttaCTGTTCTTTTTCTGGACGCCCTGTATTGCTTTCCATATGAATTGATCTGTCTTCTTGTCTGTCATATTTCTGTTTTCTTAACTACTTTGATTTGTTGcacttgagccgagggtctttTGGAAACAACCTCTATATCTACCTCGTGTAGGGGTAAGGATTGCGTACACTCTACCTTCCCCAAACTTACTTGTGGGATTACCAGAGGAGATCACTTCGATATATTCTGTTTTCTTGAATTTTCGATAATAGAGTTTACATTCTCCTCTATAGAGAGACACAAATACATTTACTTCACAAACACTTGCTATGCTGAGGGTTTGGGGATTCCCTACCACTGCATGGTTTATACTCTCATTCCTTTCTCACACCAAAGCTTGATGCCCAGACAGACATGCCCTCGACCTAATTGCTTTAGCTGCAatttgcgttcaaagactcgattgTTCAAGGGATTCTGCAATCTCATGGTTTATACTACATCCTTTTGGACTGTAACTTACCTTAGTTTATATACTTGTCAGTCCCTTCTTAACTCCTTTGTTATCTAgtacttgttatttttattttttttataataatgttcctttttctttatgttGACAATTTTGATAATAATGACCTTTAATTGTCCATCCTGCCTTGATCAAGCTTCTCATTTTTACCAATATCTTGAAAATGACTTCAGGAGCGTTTGTGGGTTCTGGAGTGCCTGTAAAGGACGCTAAACACATACGCCTAGGTGATCATCACCACCGATACTTCAACACCTATTTATTCAACAAATTGCGGAGGGACTGAAAGACTGCTCTCAACTTTGGCTCTGGAATCTTGAGTGACTGTTAAGGGCGCTTGCTTAACCCCCAGGTGATCATCACCGCCACCTATTATTCAACAGATTATGGACTTGTTGAAAGATTGTTCAACGTCTTGGAGTTTACTGATTCTATTCTTCTGGATGCGCTCTACACCCCCCTCCGCGTTGCCATTTGCATGTTAGTGCAGAAAGTAGCAAGATCGTATTCCAGAGAAGGATATCTGCTGCATTAGGTTGATCTACATAGAGGAAGATAAACAAGAAGATCAATCAGTTGTGACAAAATTGCATAGTCAAGATCTTATAGGTATAatgaacccccccccccccatgcACAATAACCGTGGTATATGGCTCATTTTGTGCACACCTCGATTACTCAACCAAGTACCTGCTACCTCCTACCAACAGAGTAACTCTGCTCACCAAGACTTAGGATCTTCTAGAAGTCGTGGCTGGATCTAGATAGCGGGCACTAGAATGACAAGATTAACTTTGCCTCAAGACAAATATTATCCTTCAGATTTAGTTTGTAGCATTGCTTCCATACAAACCAGCACTGATAGACTGAACTAACAGCAGCTTGATGACTAATGAGTTCATTGCAATGTTATTCCAATTATGTTTCAATATAATTGTTCTTTGAGAAACCTTAAGGGCTAGGTTGGGTACAACTCGAATCTCGATAGATAGATAATAGATCAAACTCATACGTACCTTTATTCTTCTCTACTTAAATATCAAGCTTTTGTCTGAATTAAGGGTTTGAACTTGTGATGTACGCCTAATCCACACATCACGTGTTGCGCTCTTACACTAGGCCAAAGTATAGCGGTAATCTTCTTCGCTATGGTCACAATCTCTCTATCTTTACGAGGGTAATGTTATGTACACATATCTCAACGTAGAATTACCCGAATTATGTTATTGTAgtggaacttttttttttcttctgactTAGGTAAACAACAAGATTGGTGATGGTGTAACATGGGGTTTCGTTCTGCTACCTAATACTGGAGtaaattctgaaaaaaaaatcgGTGGAAGATTCAATAAAgggaaataattaaaaacagaatttcaaaaaataaataaaattttgatatttatataaaaaaaatatgaaaagatcGAATGTAGTTTGggattatatatatagatatataactAATTACATATACgattcatataatattattcgaattataacaaatttataGACTAGTATTAGTATAAAACCATTTTATTTTGACGATAGATCTTTGATTATTCCACTTGAGTGAAATATCTTATTTTGCGTAATTGATTCACGAAAAGAAATTATTTCTACTTTCttttaaatacttttatatattttaagtattaatattgatttaattgaaacttttttgaaaagataaaaatcatAAACTATAATTGTCGAGttgtttatttttgatatacttactcaaatagaaaatttatcaaaaacaatCACTTCTATCTTTAGTGTTATTTGtgggcaatttttttttttaaggacCTATTACTTGAtttagtttgtattttttaatccaaatacAGATGAGTTATCTGTCATGAGAAACTTATTGTGTAAAAAGATAGGCAGAGAGGCCAATAATGACACACATAATTACACTCACATAGTCACCTAGTCACACTGCTATGCCTGTGACTTCCCACTTACTACTTTTGGTTCCGCTTATCCGTAATTCATATCGAAAAGTCTCGTATTATAAGATAAAATACTTCCTAATAATGATAACTTTACTcgatattcaaattaaaaatctcTAGTTAACGAAACAGTACATAAACTTATTGGTCTCACTTACTACTTTGGTTCTCCACTCGAAGTCGTAATAAATTTACACTGAAAAATcttatattaaaagataaaacacTTTCTAACCAAGATAACTCTGTATgagacttgaacttgaactcAAACTCGAAATCGAAATTGTTGGTCCCACTTATATATTACTACTATATACTAGTACTAGAAAAATGTTAACAATGACTCCAACCAAACCACTCATTTCAGTTTCTTTCCTTCCTACAAACTCtccaattttctttctttttcctttttacctttttttttccttttccattTTCAAACACCATTCTTCTAATTTTAACTCTTTTCTTGACAGTTCATTGCCATTAATCACATTCTCCCACTTGTTCATTCCTATCTATGTTCTTCCTAACTACtttatttatgtgaaaaaaCCCCTCTTTGCTGAAAAATCAAGAACCCAACTTTatagttacatttttttttgtttttttcctaaaaaattgtGAGAATATATAGCATAAAGACATCTTTATCTTGTGTTTGgtaagaaagaaaggagaaaaaaataagatgTCTGGTACTGTTAGTGGGGTTCTTTTCCCTTTTCTATTCTTTGTGTTAGCTATGAGTACTCATGCTGCCCCAATTTCAcaagtaagttttttttttgtctcttgCAATCTGTTAATAGTGTTTCTTAATAGATCCCATTAAAGTTCTTGATataaagattggatttttatgGAGTATTTGAGCTATATTTGGTTCTGTAGGCAAAAGGGTCTGAGATGGTGTCTGTAAAGATTGAAATTTTATGGAGTGTTTGAGCTATATTTGGTTCTGTAGGCAAAAGGGTCTGAGATGGTGTCTATATATTGGATTTTTATGGAATATTGAGATATATTTTGCTTCTGTAGGCAAAAGGGTCTGattttgtgccaacaaagattggatttttattgtatattgaGCTAGATTTTGTTTTTGTAGGCAAAAGGGTCTGAGAATGGTGTGTGTAACGATTGAATTTTTTATCTAATGTTGAGCTATATTTTGCTTCTGTAGGCAAAAGGGTCTGAGATAGTGTCTGTAAAGATTGTATTTTTATGGAATATTGAGCTATATTTTGCTTCTGTAGGCAAAAGGGTTTGAGATAGTGTCtgtaaagattgaatttttatggAATATTGAGCTAGATTTTGCTTGTGTAGGCAAAAGGGTCTGAGATGGTGCCTCTAATTGAGCCAGGGAAGGCAGAGAAAATGATGATAATGCTGAATAACACAAGGAGGAAGCTTGGGAGTTTTCAGATTTGTGCACTTTGCACTTGCTGTGGTGGGGCTAAAGCAGTATGCTTGCCTACTCCTTGTTGCTATGCTATCAATTGCAACATACCAAACAGGCCTTTTGGTTACTGTTCTTTCACTCCCAAAACTTGTAATTGTTTTGGATGCCATTACTAAATCCACAAGAAATCAAAAAGTACCTCTCtttctttaaaagaaaagaatgagaaagggaaggaaaaagtCAAATTAGATCTTTTTTTTGGTCTTTGATTTGTGTTTCTGTGAGTCTGAAAGGGGAGAGGAATATCTGTTCTTAGATTTGATTTGTTTATAATTGTTTGAAGGACAGCTATTTCCAGGTAATCTTTTGCTACTTCATGATGGGATTTGTGCCCTTAGCAGTAGTGTTAAGTTTTTACTCTTTCAGTAATGAAGAAAATGTGATTCTTTTTCTAAGTTGCAAAAAACTTGGATGAAGTACTAGTTTCAGATTGAAGTATAATACATATATCCATtgtgtttctctctctcttaatCAAGTTGTTTATTCAGTAAACTTGttagtatattttattgatgttgATAGTTTCTGtcattataaaatattgtttGCTTAGTGAGTATATCTACTGAGGTATTCATTACTGTCACTGTAGTTATGTTTATTGTCTCCATGTTTTGGCCATTAATTAATTGCTTACTGTTGTACCATTAAAGGTTATTTAGCATTAGAATTTCAATGTATggata
The DNA window shown above is from Solanum lycopersicum chromosome 11, SLM_r2.1 and carries:
- the LOC101256442 gene encoding uncharacterized protein — encoded protein: MSGTVSGVLFPFLFFVLAMSTHAAPISQAKGSEMVPLIEPGKAEKMMIMLNNTRRKLGSFQICALCTCCGGAKAVCLPTPCCYAINCNIPNRPFGYCSFTPKTCNCFGCHY
- the LOC101255551 gene encoding zinc finger CCCH domain-containing protein ZFN-like isoform X2; the encoded protein is MKGEYPERIGQPECQYFLKTGTCKFGATCKFHHPKDKAGIAGRVTLNVMGYPLRPNESECAYYMRTGQCKFGSTCKFHHPQPSNMMVSLRGSPVYPPVPSATTPGQLSYPLSRGSFIPGARWQGPSGYTPLIVPQGVVSVPGFAYSGQMGSVSSPEGQGQTAGNNQVYGTSRSSDPVAMGSQAVTSPYRQASGPMGYYALQEENVFPERPGQPECQFYMKTGDCKFGAVCRFHHPRERLIPPPDCLLSPIGLPLRPGEPLCIFYSRYGICKFGPSCKFDHPMTVFTYSIAASSATDAPTVQRLLGSSSGTSALNMTSEGLVEAVSTKPRRLSLSETRKMPSGDNNIDREG
- the LOC101255551 gene encoding zinc finger CCCH domain-containing protein ZFN-like isoform X1, with amino-acid sequence MDFDAGISLSVTEGPSSLSPSLDQDTLWQMNLRSRDSIESGHYPVREGEPDCSYYIRTGLCRFGSTCRFNHPPNRKLAIATARMKGEYPERIGQPECQYFLKTGTCKFGATCKFHHPKDKAGIAGRVTLNVMGYPLRPNESECAYYMRTGQCKFGSTCKFHHPQPSNMMVSLRGSPVYPPVPSATTPGQLSYPLSRGSFIPGARWQGPSGYTPLIVPQGVVSVPGFAYSGQMGSVSSPEGQGQTAGNNQVYGTSRSSDPVAMGSQAVTSPYRQASGPMGYYALQEENVFPERPGQPECQFYMKTGDCKFGAVCRFHHPRERLIPPPDCLLSPIGLPLRPGEPLCIFYSRYGICKFGPSCKFDHPMTVFTYSIAASSATDAPTVQRLLGSSSGTSALNMTSEGLVEAVSTKPRRLSLSETRKMPSGDNNIDREG